In Siniperca chuatsi isolate FFG_IHB_CAS linkage group LG16, ASM2008510v1, whole genome shotgun sequence, the following proteins share a genomic window:
- the LOC122863380 gene encoding uncharacterized protein LOC122863380: MLSFPLRLHVCHSWMGIDQTPRRRSGQRSKSVLMERIQWWMVDMKIEALSKKREELRVILHDGSSSAKQKDKELPAQTEAETLRQEVEEVHGELQFQASTGPVQARRPPQNPWGKELTLKKHLQETNYHLQQGKEKRLMAELNRAIDRSSLRETEKKQEEQSLRLKREKEVQRPKDDIKNLSLSSRVLSAEPLDESKNTINNTEEKKEELIRDLKELQGVVVDTALVYLNTKDSYIFISRAAQISITCIYNINLLFKTNSKHHIKKAQNTRINRVCRIYSNAKNTNTIQRLGEF, translated from the exons ATGCTGTCCTTCCCCTTGAGGCTACATGTATGTCACAGCTGGATGGGTATAGACCAAACTCCAAGGAGGAGAAGTGGTCAGCGTAGCAAGAGTGTGTTAATGGAACGCATTCAG tgGTGGATGGTGGACATGAAGATCGAGGCTCTGTCAAAGAAGCGTGAGGAGTTAAGAGTCATACTCCATgacggcagcagcagcgcgAAGCAAAAGGACAAGGAGCTCCCCGCCCAGACAGAAGCTGAGACTCTCCGccaagaggtggaggaggtccACGGAGAGCTCCAGTTTCAGGCCTCAACTGGTCCAGTGCAGGCAAGAAGGCCACCACAAAACCCCTGGGGGAAGGAGCTGACTCTTAAAAAGCACCTGCAGGAAACTAACTACCATCTCCAgcagggaaaagaaaagaggttGATGGCGGAGCTTAACAGAGCCATCGACAGGAGCAGCCTCCGGGAGACGGAGAAGAAACAGGAGGAGCAGAGCTTGAGACTCAAGCGTGAAAAGGAGGTGCAGAGGCCCAAAGACGATATTAAAAATTTGAGTCTGTCCTCCAGAGTGCTTTCAGCTGAGCCCCTGGATGAGTCGAAAAACACTATAAATaacactgaggaaaaaaaagaggagcTCATAAGGGACTTGAAAGAGCTGCAAGGTGTTGTTGTAGACACAGCTTTagtgtacttaaatacaaaagACTCCTATATTTTCATTAGCAGGGCAGCACAAATCTCcattacatgtatttataatataaatctACTTTTTAAAACCAATAGTAAGCATCACATAAAGAAAGCGCAAAATACAAGAATCAATAGGGTATGCAGGATATATAGTAatgctaaaaacacaaatacaatacaaaggTTGGGTGAGTTTTGA